The sequence below is a genomic window from Oscillospiraceae bacterium.
TCGCGTTTGCTTATTGGGAGCAGGCTGTTCAGTACGGTCGTTTCAATCCGCGCGCGCTTACTCACTTTTCCGCTGTTCACGACGGTGAATCGTTTATCAAGCTCCTTGTAGCACATCAGCAGCGTAGTTACGAAGCTCTCAATAAACGGAAAGTAGCTGTTCTCGCCCGTGTGCCAGCCATCCGAACTGTCCTTCAACGCCTTGTAATACCCCGCTTTATTACGGTTGATTTGTTCCTCAAACGAGATGTAGCGTCCCGCGTCGAATCCGCTCTTATATAGGAGCAGCAAGGACAATAGGCGCGAAATCCTGCCGTTGCCGTCTGAGAACGGATGTATGCAGAGAAAGTCAAGGATAAAGCACGGTATTAAGAGTAGCCGATTAATGGCGGAGTTGTCACGAGCGTCTATATACGCGAGGATTAGCTGCTCCATTGTTTCCGCTGTTTCATCGGCAGGAGTGGGCGCGAAACGGACGCGCCGCGCTCCACTCGCGTCAACCTCCATGATTACATTGTCGCTGTCCTTGTAACGCCCGCCGCCGTTCGGCGAATACGACAACATAAATTCGTGCAGACGCAAAATGTCACGTTCGCGAACATCAAGCGCGGCGTAGTCGGAGTGAACAAGTGCAAGCGCATCGCGATACCCGGCGATTTCCGTTTCGTTATGGTTCAGCGGCGCAGAGTTTTGGTTTACGATTTCGTTAATGCGCTGCTCACTCGTGACAATGCCCTCGATTTCGTTCGAGCCTTTGACGCTCTGTACTTTCGCTATGGTCTCCAAGCGCGCGAAAGCGTCGGGGTAACTAGATTTTAGTGCGTTCTCACGCTCGCGCAATTCACTGATTACGCCGACCACGCTCACAAGCCCTGCGGGTAACAACCCGTGTTCGAGGAATGAATAATCGAAAAATTTCATCCGCACATCTCCTTCA
It includes:
- a CDS encoding Fic family protein, whose protein sequence is MKFFDYSFLEHGLLPAGLVSVVGVISELRERENALKSSYPDAFARLETIAKVQSVKGSNEIEGIVTSEQRINEIVNQNSAPLNHNETEIAGYRDALALVHSDYAALDVRERDILRLHEFMLSYSPNGGGRYKDSDNVIMEVDASGARRVRFAPTPADETAETMEQLILAYIDARDNSAINRLLLIPCFILDFLCIHPFSDGNGRISRLLSLLLLYKSGFDAGRYISFEEQINRNKAGYYKALKDSSDGWHTGENSYFPFIESFVTTLLMCYKELDKRFTVVNSGKVSKRARIETTVLNSLLPISKREVCYILPDISPTTVEAVIASMLKSGSIEKVGSARNTKYVRR